A part of Desulfotomaculum nigrificans DSM 574 genomic DNA contains:
- a CDS encoding helix-turn-helix domain-containing protein: MKLQKYREDQGLTQAKLAEKSGVSQAYICELEQGKKQPSVFIVKKLAKALGISVSKLLGEDDDIPKASNE; encoded by the coding sequence ATGAAATTGCAAAAGTATAGAGAGGATCAGGGACTAACTCAAGCAAAACTCGCAGAAAAAAGCGGTGTTAGTCAAGCTTATATTTGTGAACTTGAACAGGGGAAAAAACAACCCTCTGTCTTTATCGTTAAAAAATTAGCTAAAGCACTCGGGATTTCGGTTTCTAAACTATTAGGGGAGGACGATGATATACCCAAAGCATCTAACGAATAA
- a CDS encoding helix-turn-helix domain-containing protein has product MDIASRIIELRKNIGFNTNQLAKLANISYSTLYEVETGKKQPSVYTLEKICTALGITLSEFFSDTQEQEPLPPEVRQICEKVKQLPPDKLKVLNAVLDTWKGE; this is encoded by the coding sequence ATGGATATTGCATCAAGAATTATAGAACTTAGAAAAAATATTGGGTTTAACACAAATCAACTTGCTAAATTAGCAAATATAAGTTATTCAACGTTATATGAAGTAGAAACAGGTAAGAAACAACCGTCTGTATATACCCTCGAAAAAATCTGCACTGCCCTGGGCATAACTCTCTCCGAATTTTTCTCTGATACCCAAGAGCAGGAACCACTGCCCCCGGAAGTGCGGCAGATCTGTGAGAAAGTCAAGCAACTACCTCCAGACAAGTTAAAAGTATTAAATGCTGTCCTTGATACTTGGAAAGGAGAGTAA
- a CDS encoding helix-turn-helix transcriptional regulator: MRKSLINKRKAKRFTQKVMADKLNISLSFYVKIEQGKRNPSLELAQKIAEILETTVEEIFFKPKRHDECPEQACTR; encoded by the coding sequence ATGAGAAAGTCTTTAATTAATAAAAGAAAAGCGAAAAGGTTTACTCAAAAAGTTATGGCAGATAAATTAAATATTTCTTTAAGTTTCTATGTAAAGATCGAACAAGGTAAAAGAAATCCTAGCCTTGAACTCGCTCAAAAAATTGCAGAAATACTAGAAACCACTGTAGAAGAAATTTTTTTTAAACCCAAAAGACACGATGAGTGTCCTGAACAAGCATGCACCAGATAA
- a CDS encoding helix-turn-helix domain-containing protein yields MTFADRLKHLREKHKPKIYQKELADAIGVSRQAITMWETGQRIPDTVTLKKLADFFGVSTDYLLGRTDIPNNVNDEPTPQELEKVLREANIAFDGAPLDEEDKEDVIEFVKVALRALKKRKREKAQEKATDHQ; encoded by the coding sequence ATGACTTTTGCTGACCGTCTAAAGCATTTAAGAGAAAAACATAAACCTAAGATATACCAGAAAGAGTTAGCTGATGCCATTGGTGTTTCTCGACAAGCTATCACCATGTGGGAAACAGGACAGCGGATACCCGACACAGTAACTCTTAAAAAACTTGCCGATTTCTTCGGAGTTTCAACAGACTACCTTCTTGGCCGCACCGATATTCCCAACAATGTTAACGACGAACCCACTCCACAGGAGCTTGAAAAAGTTCTCCGAGAGGCCAATATAGCTTTCGATGGAGCCCCACTGGATGAAGAAGATAAGGAAGATGTAATAGAGTTTGTTAAAGTTGCCCTCCGGGCACTCAAGAAAAGAAAACGGGAAAAAGCACAAGAAAAAGCTACTGATCATCAGTAG
- a CDS encoding ImmA/IrrE family metallo-endopeptidase — protein MHWIKREVRNLQEQYHTSDPFELADYLEYILVPFPFRKIRGMLLVFEGTTFIGYNNTLPYREQKLVIYHEIAHRRLHPSLNYFMVLENLRSICISKYERQVDRFMAELLLCEQKPEPGESIYEFARRYDVPVKLVETLVPYWLTKNRHYR, from the coding sequence ATGCACTGGATTAAGAGGGAGGTCAGAAACCTGCAAGAGCAGTATCATACCTCCGATCCTTTTGAGCTTGCTGATTATCTTGAATACATCCTCGTCCCATTCCCATTTAGAAAAATTAGAGGTATGTTGCTGGTGTTTGAAGGAACAACCTTTATCGGGTACAATAACACACTGCCATACCGGGAACAAAAACTTGTGATCTACCATGAAATAGCCCACCGACGTCTGCATCCGTCCCTTAACTATTTTATGGTTTTAGAGAATTTACGGTCTATTTGTATAAGTAAGTATGAACGTCAAGTAGACAGGTTTATGGCAGAGCTTTTGTTATGTGAACAAAAGCCCGAGCCCGGTGAATCAATATATGAATTTGCCAGGCGCTATGACGTTCCTGTAAAACTTGTTGAGACTCTAGTGCCATACTGGCTCACAAAAAACAGACATTATAGGTGA
- the istB gene encoding IS21-like element helper ATPase IstB gives MSAATRKEWKEAIIEYSKELKLPAIRKYLEEYVQEACQRDACYEEFLAQLLQKECDARREASRYNRIRLAQFTHKKYLEDLSIKDLPEDAQKKLKILKTLDFLREGRNVILAGSPGTGKTHVAIGLGIKACLEGYKVWFTTVPLLISRIKECRAEQTLRTFQNRFEKYDLVIADEMGYISFDKEGSELLFTHLSLRAGRKSTIITTNLSFERWGEIFQDPVMTAAMIDRLTHQSYIINMNGNSYRMKETKEWLQKQQLA, from the coding sequence GTGAGTGCTGCGACCCGTAAAGAGTGGAAAGAAGCCATAATAGAATACAGCAAAGAATTAAAACTACCTGCTATTCGCAAATACCTTGAGGAATATGTTCAAGAAGCCTGTCAGCGTGATGCCTGTTATGAAGAATTTCTGGCACAACTGCTGCAAAAGGAGTGTGATGCAAGGCGGGAGGCCTCACGGTACAACCGTATTCGCCTGGCCCAATTTACCCATAAGAAATATTTGGAGGACTTATCAATTAAGGATCTACCGGAGGACGCACAGAAGAAACTGAAGATACTTAAGACGTTGGATTTCCTTAGGGAAGGGCGGAACGTAATATTAGCAGGTAGTCCCGGCACCGGTAAAACCCATGTTGCCATAGGACTTGGCATCAAAGCCTGCCTGGAGGGCTACAAAGTATGGTTTACAACAGTTCCCCTACTAATTAGCCGGATCAAGGAATGCAGAGCAGAACAGACATTACGCACCTTCCAAAACAGATTCGAGAAATATGACCTGGTTATCGCGGACGAGATGGGCTACATCTCCTTCGACAAAGAAGGTTCTGAGCTGTTGTTTACCCACCTGTCACTTCGGGCCGGGAGAAAATCCACTATTATCACTACAAACCTTTCTTTTGAGCGATGGGGGGAAATATTCCAGGATCCGGTTATGACTGCAGCTATGATTGACCGTTTAACACATCAATCATACATAATTAATATGAATGGGAATTCCTATCGAATGAAAGAAACAAAGGAGTGGTTGCAGAAGCAGCAATTGGCCTAA
- the istA gene encoding IS21 family transposase produces MIKLIQKQNILIMYYREGKSQREIARLLGVDRKTVRRYINKYEEKRKELEQSSGLVDPGELIQEIVEPPKYTVGNRPKRKVTEDIQSLIKKHLDENEQKRRNGQHKQVKKIIDIYEALVEDNIDISYSSVKRIVRSLEQKAKEAFIKESYIPGDVCEFDWGEVKLTIGGKLQILQMAAFTSAYGNYRYAYLFTKQKTECFQEAHARFFQEVGGVYQTLVYDNMKVAVKRFVGTEKEPTEGLLQLSIYYGFRYRFCNVRRGNEKGHVERSVDVIRRKAFAFKDTFESLDEANNYLLKICNKLNAKPQDTRDGQSALACLEQERANLLTLPPMFDSARVVNARVDKYATIVVDQNHYSVPDHLVGELVMVKIYSSRICCFYKDAKIAEHARLTGCHEWRLELSHYLETLKKKPGALAGSMALQQADQKIKQIFETYYTKKEKEFIELMQYIKDGTSLSDVEKSITELCKIHPSHVTTDKIKALCAKRRENTPEIAIISQVAQDITDQAIQHLKMYDKLFNTQNLAPKEAIA; encoded by the coding sequence ATGATCAAGTTGATTCAAAAACAAAATATACTCATCATGTATTACCGGGAGGGAAAGTCCCAGCGGGAAATTGCCAGATTGTTGGGTGTGGATCGAAAAACGGTCCGCAGATACATCAATAAATACGAAGAAAAGCGAAAGGAGTTGGAACAATCCTCTGGCCTAGTAGATCCCGGGGAACTAATTCAGGAAATTGTAGAACCCCCCAAGTATACCGTAGGAAACAGGCCCAAGCGGAAAGTTACTGAAGATATTCAAAGCCTAATAAAAAAACATTTGGATGAAAATGAACAGAAACGGAGGAATGGCCAACATAAACAAGTTAAAAAAATAATTGATATTTATGAAGCCCTAGTGGAAGACAATATAGACATCAGCTATAGCAGCGTTAAACGAATTGTACGATCGCTGGAACAGAAAGCCAAAGAAGCCTTTATTAAAGAGTCTTACATACCGGGTGATGTCTGCGAGTTCGACTGGGGAGAAGTAAAACTGACAATTGGCGGAAAGCTCCAGATACTTCAAATGGCTGCATTTACATCTGCCTATGGTAATTACCGATATGCATATTTGTTTACTAAACAGAAAACTGAATGTTTTCAGGAGGCACATGCCCGGTTCTTTCAAGAAGTAGGTGGGGTATACCAGACCCTAGTGTATGACAACATGAAGGTGGCTGTTAAACGATTTGTTGGCACAGAAAAAGAGCCCACTGAAGGATTGTTACAATTATCCATCTACTATGGCTTTCGTTACCGGTTTTGCAATGTCCGTAGGGGTAATGAAAAAGGTCATGTTGAGCGTAGCGTAGATGTGATCCGCCGTAAAGCCTTTGCATTCAAGGATACATTCGAGAGCTTGGACGAGGCCAATAATTACCTGTTAAAGATATGTAATAAACTAAATGCTAAGCCCCAAGATACCCGTGATGGACAGTCAGCACTGGCTTGTTTAGAGCAGGAACGTGCCAACCTGTTAACCTTACCCCCAATGTTTGATTCAGCCCGTGTAGTAAATGCCCGTGTGGACAAGTATGCCACCATTGTGGTAGACCAAAACCATTACTCAGTTCCTGATCATTTAGTTGGTGAACTTGTCATGGTTAAAATCTACTCCAGCCGAATCTGCTGCTTCTACAAAGATGCAAAAATTGCTGAACATGCCAGGCTTACCGGCTGCCATGAGTGGCGATTGGAACTTAGTCACTACCTGGAGACATTAAAGAAAAAACCTGGTGCATTAGCCGGTAGTATGGCTTTGCAGCAGGCAGACCAAAAAATTAAACAAATCTTTGAAACCTATTATACCAAGAAAGAGAAAGAATTTATAGAGCTAATGCAATATATAAAGGACGGGACATCACTTTCGGATGTAGAGAAAAGTATAACTGAACTGTGTAAGATCCACCCAAGCCATGTAACTACGGATAAAATTAAAGCATTGTGCGCTAAACGCCGGGAAAATACCCCGGAGATTGCAATCATTTCACAGGTCGCACAGGATATAACTGACCAAGCTATACAACATTTAAAAATGTACGATAAATTGTTTAATACCCAAAACTTAGCACCCAAGGAGGCCATTGCGTGA